The following DNA comes from Thermoproteota archaeon.
GCTTTATCTACGTCTAAGGGAAGGAGACCCACCGCTTCCTTGAATATACGGACGAATTTCTCCTCCCTAGCTCAGTCGGAGTAACCGAGATCCTTCAGTATCTGGGCCGCGATCCTGTCCGAGTCGCTTCCTCCCCTGTTAAGAGGAATCAGGGCGGCCTTGATTACGTCCCTGCTTATGGGAGTTATCTGGGTGTTTCCATGTCCAGCTTCAACCACGATGCATGTTACCGCCTTCTCCGCTATAGCAACAGCTAGAGGCTGCGGTATTATAGTGACCGCCCTCACGAGGTCGCCTCTTTCCTCGGAGTTCACCTCCCTATGGATCTCAAACAGCCTCTCGTACATGTAGGTTGGTGCTTGAGCAGCTAGAGATGCAACTACGAAGAAGCCATGGAAGGTAACTCCAGTAGAGTCCGTTCTTCTAGGGTGATATTTGAGAAGCCCGTATCTCACGAGCTCCTTTATGACCTTCCATCCCCTCTCATCTCCTCTCTCCACTATGCCATTTCTCATGGGGTAATATAGCCTAGATAGGTCAGCCCTAGACTCCAAGTACTCTGCTACCTCGTTACCCACCACTACTTCCCTAGACTTTATGCCCCTGACCTCGGCTGAGAGTTTCGATATCCTCGGAAAGTACCCCCTATTCTCTACCATGTCGGGCCCGGTCTTCATGAGCCACCAGGGCCCGAACTTGTAGTATGAAGTACCGAAGTCAGATGCGAAGACGGGTTTGGTGGTAACTGACAATTCCCCGCACCCCCTTAAGGGACAGTAACTCCTCGGATCTGATCACCCTTGAGGGATCTACCTTACCTGTGTCAAAGTCCACCTTCACACCTTCAGCAATTAACAGTGATGCTTTCAGTATGGGGCCATAGCTGTAGCCCCCTATCCTCATGTCGCTCCTTATCACCCTGTGACAGGGAACTATGAGCGGAAATGGGTTTCGAGAGGCGTAGTTTCCGGCGGCCCTCGGTGATGTGCCCAGGGCCCTCGCCAGCTCCCCGTAGGTTGTTACCATGCCCCTAGGGATGAAGCTCATCAGCAAGATGGCGTTCCAAAATTTGTCCCGGGGATGGCGGGCTAGTCTGATCCCGGAGAGATCCACACTCTCACCGGAGAACAGCTTACTTATCAGGAGAGCCAGCCCGTAAGCCGAGGGTATGTGGTACTCCGGCACCAGATCCAATGAATCCCCCCAGGCAGAGTAGCAG
Coding sequences within:
- a CDS encoding MGMT family protein, producing the protein MAGTRIEFVIEEVDGRYVGIGVGGRELYCNTIPLPSKEEAEADLRATCYSAWGDSLDLVPEYHIPSAYGLALLISKLFSGESVDLSGIRLARHPRDKFWNAILLMSFIPRGMVTTYGELARALGTSPRAAGNYASRNPFPLIVPCHRVIRSDMRIGGYSYGPILKASLLIAEGVKVDFDTGKVDPSRVIRSEELLSLKGVRGIVSYHQTRLRI